From Streptomyces asiaticus, one genomic window encodes:
- a CDS encoding UDP-N-acetylmuramoyl-L-alanyl-D-glutamate--2,6-diaminopimelate ligase, with protein sequence MMTITPDPGNHGPVRPRTAASFRGGAGVPGTLTAVPHADQSQTPQKDVSVEYPGAPRPLQVRPIPLAELADQLGVETPEASEGAAVTGITHDSRAVRPGDVYAALAGARLHGADFAAQAADLGAVAVLTDPAGVERAAATGLPVLAVDNPRGRMGALAATIYGEPGHDLLQIGITGTSGKTTTAYLIEGGLKAAAKHDGGLTGLIGTVEMRIGDERIKSERTTPEATDLQALFAVMRERDVRSVVMEVSSHALVLGRVDGCVFDVAVFNNLSPEHMEFHSGMEDYFQAKAQLFTKARSRLGVINYDDEYGRRLIEQSEVPVTTFSAEGHPDAHWRAADVEVGPLGSAFTAVGPNGESVRAAAPLPGPFNVANALAAVVALAVAGIDPQTAADGVAAVPGVPGRLERVDVGQPYLAVVDYAHKTDAVESVLRALRKVTDGKLHAVLGCGGDRDRLKRGPMGAAVARYADTAVLTSDNPRSEDPLAILAAMLAGAAEVPAHERGDVLVEEDRANAIAAAVGRAEPGDTVIVAGKGHELGQDIAGVIRAFDDRQVLREAIELSERAHGRDATRPEASPQHRDKHLDDQG encoded by the coding sequence GTGATGACGATCACGCCGGACCCCGGGAACCACGGTCCGGTACGGCCCCGCACCGCCGCCTCATTTCGCGGGGGAGCGGGTGTCCCGGGTACGCTCACCGCCGTGCCCCACGCTGATCAGTCCCAAACCCCTCAGAAGGACGTTTCTGTGGAATACCCGGGAGCGCCCCGTCCCCTCCAGGTCCGCCCGATCCCGCTGGCGGAGCTGGCGGATCAGCTGGGCGTCGAAACCCCCGAAGCCTCGGAAGGGGCCGCGGTCACCGGGATCACCCATGACTCGCGGGCCGTACGTCCCGGCGATGTGTACGCCGCGCTGGCCGGTGCCCGCCTCCACGGCGCGGACTTCGCCGCCCAGGCCGCCGACCTCGGCGCGGTCGCGGTGCTGACCGACCCGGCCGGTGTCGAGCGCGCCGCCGCCACCGGCCTGCCGGTCCTCGCGGTGGACAACCCGCGCGGCCGGATGGGCGCGCTGGCCGCCACGATCTACGGCGAGCCGGGTCACGACCTGCTCCAGATCGGCATCACCGGTACCTCCGGCAAGACCACGACCGCGTATCTCATCGAGGGCGGCCTCAAGGCCGCCGCGAAGCACGACGGCGGCCTTACGGGTCTCATCGGCACCGTGGAGATGCGGATCGGCGACGAGCGCATCAAGTCCGAGCGCACCACCCCCGAGGCCACCGATCTTCAGGCGCTGTTCGCGGTGATGCGGGAGCGCGACGTCCGCTCGGTCGTCATGGAGGTCTCCAGCCACGCCCTGGTCCTCGGCCGTGTCGACGGCTGCGTCTTCGACGTCGCGGTCTTCAACAACCTCAGCCCGGAGCACATGGAGTTCCACTCCGGCATGGAGGACTACTTCCAGGCCAAGGCCCAGCTGTTCACCAAGGCCCGCAGCCGCCTCGGAGTGATCAACTACGACGACGAGTACGGCCGCCGCCTGATCGAGCAGTCCGAGGTGCCCGTCACCACCTTCTCCGCCGAGGGCCACCCCGACGCCCACTGGCGCGCCGCGGACGTCGAGGTCGGCCCGCTCGGCTCGGCCTTCACCGCCGTCGGCCCGAACGGCGAGTCCGTACGGGCCGCCGCGCCCCTCCCGGGCCCCTTCAACGTGGCCAACGCGCTCGCCGCCGTCGTCGCGCTCGCCGTCGCCGGGATCGACCCGCAGACGGCCGCCGACGGCGTCGCCGCCGTCCCCGGCGTACCGGGCCGGCTGGAGCGGGTCGACGTGGGCCAGCCCTACCTCGCGGTCGTCGACTACGCCCACAAGACCGACGCCGTCGAGTCGGTGCTGCGTGCCCTCCGTAAGGTGACCGACGGCAAGCTGCACGCCGTCCTCGGCTGCGGCGGGGACCGCGACCGGCTCAAGCGCGGCCCCATGGGCGCCGCCGTGGCGCGGTACGCCGACACGGCCGTCCTCACCTCCGACAACCCCCGCTCCGAGGACCCGCTCGCGATCCTCGCCGCCATGCTCGCGGGCGCCGCCGAGGTGCCCGCCCACGAGCGCGGTGATGTGCTGGTCGAGGAGGACCGGGCCAACGCCATCGCGGCCGCCGTCGGCCGCGCCGAGCCGGGTGACACCGTCATCGTGGCGGGCAAGGGCCACGAGCTGGGCCAGGACATCGCGGGCGTGATCCGGGCCTTCGACGACCGGCAGGTACTCCGCGAAGCCATCGAGCTCAGTGAGCGAGCCCACGGGCGCGATGCCACGCGCCCCGAGGCGAGCCCACAGCACCGGGACAAACACCTAGACGACCAGGGATGA
- a CDS encoding septum formation initiator family protein, whose protein sequence is MSARGTGPKARPAPGATTARRTPFVLLVVVLLGSGLIALLLLNSSLNQGSFELTRLEKQTKELTDERQALQQDVDRLSAPAELERRARELGMVPGGTPAFLNPDGSVSGVPAPATGQPSVLGGPGRMLLPSLGTTPSALATTPPSLGTTPSEASPVLSEASPTSSALAPSAPPSATSSVTPWAPPSGHSASTSPSASANSTPAPQ, encoded by the coding sequence ATGAGCGCGCGGGGGACGGGCCCGAAAGCGCGGCCGGCGCCGGGCGCCACCACGGCCAGGCGCACACCCTTCGTGCTGCTCGTGGTGGTCCTGCTCGGCTCCGGCCTGATCGCGCTGCTGCTGCTGAACTCCTCCCTCAACCAGGGGTCGTTCGAGCTCACCAGACTGGAGAAGCAGACCAAGGAGCTCACCGACGAGCGCCAGGCGCTCCAGCAGGACGTGGACAGGCTCTCCGCGCCCGCCGAGCTCGAGCGGCGCGCCCGGGAGCTGGGGATGGTGCCCGGCGGCACCCCCGCCTTCCTCAACCCGGACGGCTCGGTCAGCGGGGTGCCCGCCCCCGCCACGGGACAGCCCTCGGTGCTCGGCGGCCCCGGCCGGATGCTGCTGCCCTCGCTCGGCACCACGCCGTCCGCGCTCGCCACCACGCCGCCCTCGCTCGGCACCACGCCGTCCGAGGCGTCGCCCGTCCTGTCCGAGGCGTCGCCCACTTCGTCCGCCCTCGCTCCGTCGGCGCCGCCGTCCGCCACGTCCTCGGTGACCCCGTGGGCGCCGCCCAGCGGCCACTCCGCATCCACCTCCCCCTCCGCCTCCGCGAACTCCACCCCGGCCCCTCAGTAG
- the mraY gene encoding phospho-N-acetylmuramoyl-pentapeptide-transferase, whose protein sequence is MRQILFSGAIGLFLTLIGTPLLIKLLARKGYGQYIRDDGPRTHGSKKGTPTMGGISFILATLIAYALTKVITGSQPTFSGVLVLFLFAGMGLVGFLDDYIKIVKQRSLGLRAKAKMAGQLIVGIAFAILALNFADARQQTPASDRLSFVQDFGWSFGPVIFAIWALFMILAMSNGVNLTDGLDGLATGASVMVFGAYTFIGVWQYQESCANAQTLTNPASCFEVRDPLDLAVVASALMGACFGFLWWNTSPAKIFMGDTGSLALGGALAGLAICSRTELLLALLGGLFVLITMSVVIQVGSFRTTGRRVFRMAPLQHHFELKGWSEVLVVVRFWIIQGMCVIVGLGLFYAGWRAS, encoded by the coding sequence ATGAGGCAGATCCTCTTCTCGGGAGCCATCGGGCTCTTTCTGACCCTGATCGGCACACCGCTGCTGATCAAGCTGCTGGCCCGCAAGGGCTATGGCCAGTACATCCGGGACGACGGTCCGCGGACGCACGGCAGCAAGAAGGGCACGCCCACGATGGGCGGTATCTCCTTCATCCTGGCCACGCTGATCGCCTACGCCCTGACGAAGGTGATCACGGGCAGCCAGCCGACCTTCTCGGGCGTGCTGGTGCTCTTCCTGTTCGCGGGCATGGGCCTGGTCGGCTTCCTCGACGACTACATCAAGATCGTCAAGCAGCGCAGCCTGGGTCTGCGGGCCAAGGCCAAGATGGCCGGTCAGCTGATCGTCGGTATCGCCTTCGCGATCCTCGCACTGAACTTCGCCGACGCGCGCCAGCAGACCCCCGCCTCCGACCGGCTCTCCTTCGTCCAGGACTTCGGCTGGTCCTTCGGCCCGGTGATCTTCGCGATCTGGGCGCTGTTCATGATCCTGGCGATGTCGAACGGTGTGAACCTCACCGACGGTCTCGACGGTCTGGCCACCGGCGCCTCCGTGATGGTCTTCGGCGCGTACACCTTCATCGGCGTCTGGCAGTACCAGGAGTCCTGCGCCAACGCGCAGACCCTCACCAACCCGGCGTCCTGTTTCGAGGTCCGCGACCCGCTCGATCTGGCCGTCGTCGCCTCCGCCCTGATGGGCGCGTGCTTCGGCTTCCTGTGGTGGAACACCTCACCCGCCAAGATCTTCATGGGTGACACCGGTTCGCTCGCGCTCGGCGGCGCGCTCGCCGGCCTCGCCATCTGCTCCCGTACGGAGCTGCTGCTGGCCCTCCTCGGCGGTCTGTTCGTCCTGATCACCATGTCCGTGGTCATCCAGGTCGGCTCCTTCCGGACGACCGGGCGACGGGTCTTCCGGATGGCACCGCTCCAGCACCACTTCGAACTCAAGGGGTGGAGCGAAGTCCTTGTGGTGGTGCGGTTCTGGATCATCCAGGGCATGTGCGTGATCGTCGGTCTCGGCCTCTTCTACGCGGGGTGGCGGGCCTCGTGA
- a CDS encoding beta-class carbonic anhydrase: MSISAPQPNPSTDRDARTGDTVTDSLVEANRSYAEKFTDPGMDARPVRRVAIVACMDARLDLHEALGLQLGDCHTIRNAGGVVTDDIIRSLTISQRALGTRSVVLIHHTGCGLLNLTEDFRHELEEEVGQRPSWAVEAFKDLDADVRQSMERVRTSPFLVHTDDVRGFVFDVTTGLLREVAPRT; encoded by the coding sequence ATGTCGATATCAGCGCCGCAGCCGAACCCGTCCACCGACCGCGACGCCCGCACGGGAGACACGGTCACCGACAGCCTCGTGGAGGCCAACCGCAGTTACGCCGAGAAGTTCACCGACCCGGGGATGGACGCGCGGCCGGTGCGGCGCGTCGCCATCGTCGCGTGCATGGACGCCCGTCTGGACCTGCACGAGGCACTCGGTCTACAGCTGGGCGACTGCCACACCATCCGCAACGCGGGCGGGGTGGTCACCGACGACATCATCCGCTCCCTGACCATCAGCCAGCGGGCCCTCGGGACCCGCAGCGTCGTGCTCATCCACCACACCGGCTGCGGCCTGCTGAACCTCACCGAGGACTTCCGGCACGAGCTGGAGGAGGAGGTGGGACAGCGGCCGTCGTGGGCGGTCGAGGCGTTCAAGGACCTCGACGCCGACGTCCGCCAGTCGATGGAGCGGGTGCGCACCTCGCCGTTCCTGGTGCACACCGACGACGTCCGCGGCTTCGTCTTCGATGTGACGACGGGTCTGCTGCGGGAGGTCGCGCCGCGGACGTGA
- the rsmH gene encoding 16S rRNA (cytosine(1402)-N(4))-methyltransferase RsmH, with amino-acid sequence MSSNALHVPVMLQRCLDMLAPALAQPGAVVVDCTLGLGGHSEALLRDFPEARLIALDRDPSALRLAGERLAPYGDRATLVHAVYDELPEVLDRLGVPRVQGILFDLGVSSMQLDEAGRGFAYAQDAPLDMRMDQTTGVSAAEVLNTYPPGDLVRILRTYGEEKFAKKIVDAVVRERAKEPFTNSARLVELIREALPQAAKRTGGNPAKRTFQALRIEVNGELAVLERAIPAAVKALAVGGRIAVLSYHSLEDRLVKQVLAAGASNTAPPGLPVVPEQYQPRLKLLTRGAELPTEEEIAENRRAAPARFRGAERIREEVTP; translated from the coding sequence ATGAGCAGCAACGCTCTCCACGTTCCCGTCATGCTCCAGCGCTGCCTGGACATGCTGGCCCCCGCTCTCGCCCAGCCCGGCGCGGTCGTGGTCGACTGCACCCTGGGCCTCGGCGGCCACAGCGAGGCGCTGCTGCGCGACTTCCCCGAGGCCCGGCTGATCGCCCTCGACCGCGACCCGTCCGCGCTGCGGCTCGCCGGGGAGCGGCTCGCCCCTTACGGCGACCGGGCGACGCTGGTCCACGCGGTCTACGACGAGCTGCCCGAGGTCCTCGACCGGCTCGGCGTCCCGCGCGTCCAGGGGATCCTCTTCGACCTCGGCGTGTCGTCCATGCAGCTGGACGAGGCCGGGCGCGGCTTCGCCTACGCCCAGGACGCCCCGCTGGACATGCGGATGGACCAGACCACCGGAGTCAGCGCGGCGGAGGTGCTCAACACCTATCCGCCGGGCGACCTGGTGCGCATCCTGCGGACGTACGGCGAGGAGAAGTTCGCCAAGAAGATCGTGGACGCGGTGGTGCGCGAGCGTGCCAAGGAGCCGTTCACCAACAGCGCCCGGCTCGTCGAGCTGATCCGCGAGGCGCTGCCGCAGGCCGCCAAGCGCACCGGCGGCAATCCGGCCAAGCGCACCTTCCAGGCGCTGCGGATCGAGGTCAACGGCGAGCTCGCGGTCCTGGAGCGGGCCATCCCGGCGGCCGTAAAGGCGCTCGCGGTCGGCGGAAGGATCGCCGTGCTGTCGTATCACTCGCTGGAGGACCGCCTGGTCAAGCAGGTGCTCGCGGCCGGTGCCAGCAATACGGCGCCCCCGGGGCTGCCGGTCGTCCCCGAGCAGTACCAGCCCCGGCTGAAGCTGCTCACCCGTGGCGCGGAGCTGCCCACCGAGGAGGAGATCGCCGAGAACCGCCGGGCCGCTCCGGCGCGGTTCCGGGGGGCGGAGCGCATCCGGGAAGAGGTCACCCCATGA
- a CDS encoding peptidoglycan D,D-transpeptidase FtsI family protein, producing MSAPQDPRRRGVPGPAGPRGDRRPRQDPARRPAERRRQGGPSGRPAPRPRPGAPQQLRLGSPRPRLRLISLGLTLVMLVFVVRLLQVQAVDASAYAAKANLNRYIPVKLSAERGSITDRNGVDLATTVDAYDITAAPDLLTPKTAKTHDAPRQAAALLAPILGKDQAVLEQKLTDNPRSQYVVLARQQSPQVWNQIKDLKSALDDAAAKGKGTNVLAGVNREAHSKRVYPNGDLAAGLLGFVDADGRGSAGLEQQLNKKLAGKDGKRVYAQSGGHQVPTGDVREQPAVPGSDYELTIDRDIQWAAQSAIADQVRKSGADRGYVLVQDTRTGQLLAMANAPGFDPNDITTTDADALGNAAVSDAYEPGSVSKLMSMAAVLQEGVARWDTHVVVPNRLPRADRAFADDIDHPTWYLTLNGVLAKSSNIGTILATEQLAKTKRQRNQILYSYLRKFGIGRPSGLGFPGETPGILAKPQDWSASQQYTIPFGQGLSLNAIQATSVYSTIANGGERIAPTLIRGARGPGGDFTAAPAPKKTRVVSKETAKTLAEMLESVVDDQQGTGAKAKIPGYRVAGKTGTSNRVDPKTGRYRGYTASFAGFAPADKPRLTVYCAVQNPTKGSYFGGQVCGPVYKKVMEFGLKALQVPPSGKQPERLPVSYNPGQ from the coding sequence GTGAGCGCGCCCCAGGACCCCCGCCGCCGCGGGGTGCCCGGCCCGGCCGGTCCCCGCGGCGACCGCCGCCCGCGCCAGGACCCGGCGCGGCGCCCCGCCGAGCGCCGCCGCCAGGGCGGACCGTCCGGCCGTCCGGCCCCGCGCCCCCGCCCCGGCGCTCCCCAGCAGCTGCGGCTGGGCAGCCCGCGCCCCCGGCTCCGGCTGATCAGCCTCGGCCTCACCCTCGTCATGCTGGTCTTCGTCGTACGGCTGCTCCAGGTGCAGGCCGTCGACGCCAGCGCCTACGCGGCCAAGGCCAACCTCAACCGCTACATCCCGGTGAAGCTGTCCGCCGAGCGCGGTTCCATCACCGACCGCAACGGCGTCGACCTGGCGACCACGGTGGACGCCTACGACATCACCGCCGCCCCCGACCTCCTCACGCCCAAGACGGCCAAGACCCATGACGCGCCCCGCCAGGCCGCGGCCCTGCTGGCGCCGATCCTCGGCAAGGACCAGGCGGTCCTGGAGCAGAAGCTCACCGACAACCCCAGGTCGCAGTACGTCGTGCTGGCCCGGCAGCAGTCCCCGCAGGTCTGGAACCAGATCAAGGACCTGAAGAGCGCCCTGGACGACGCGGCGGCCAAGGGCAAGGGCACCAACGTCCTGGCCGGGGTCAACCGCGAGGCGCACAGCAAGCGGGTCTATCCGAACGGGGACCTCGCCGCCGGGCTGCTGGGATTCGTGGACGCCGACGGACGCGGCTCCGCCGGGCTCGAGCAGCAGCTCAACAAGAAGCTCGCGGGCAAGGACGGCAAGCGGGTCTACGCCCAGTCCGGCGGCCACCAGGTGCCCACCGGCGACGTCAGGGAGCAGCCCGCGGTCCCCGGCAGCGACTACGAGCTGACCATCGACCGGGACATCCAGTGGGCCGCCCAGAGCGCCATCGCCGACCAGGTGCGCAAGTCCGGGGCCGACCGGGGCTACGTCCTCGTCCAGGACACCCGCACCGGTCAGCTGCTGGCCATGGCCAACGCCCCCGGGTTCGACCCCAACGACATCACCACCACGGACGCCGACGCCCTGGGCAACGCCGCGGTCTCCGACGCGTACGAGCCCGGCAGTGTCAGCAAGCTGATGTCCATGGCCGCCGTCCTCCAGGAGGGCGTGGCGCGCTGGGACACCCATGTGGTGGTCCCCAACCGGCTGCCGCGCGCCGACCGTGCCTTCGCCGACGACATCGACCATCCGACCTGGTACCTCACGCTCAACGGCGTGCTCGCCAAGTCCAGCAACATCGGCACGATCCTCGCCACCGAGCAGCTGGCCAAGACCAAGCGGCAGCGGAACCAGATCCTCTACTCCTACCTGCGCAAGTTCGGGATCGGCCGGCCCAGCGGGCTCGGCTTCCCCGGCGAGACCCCGGGCATCCTGGCCAAGCCGCAGGACTGGAGCGCCTCGCAGCAGTACACCATCCCCTTCGGCCAGGGGCTGTCGCTCAACGCCATCCAGGCGACCTCGGTGTACTCCACCATCGCCAACGGGGGCGAGCGCATCGCGCCCACCCTCATCCGCGGCGCCAGGGGGCCCGGCGGCGACTTCACCGCCGCGCCCGCCCCCAAGAAGACCCGTGTCGTCAGTAAGGAGACCGCGAAGACGCTCGCCGAGATGCTGGAGTCGGTCGTCGACGATCAGCAGGGCACCGGCGCCAAGGCGAAGATCCCGGGCTATCGTGTCGCGGGCAAGACCGGCACCTCCAACCGGGTGGACCCCAAGACCGGCCGCTACCGCGGCTACACCGCGTCCTTCGCCGGCTTCGCCCCGGCCGACAAACCTCGGCTGACCGTCTACTGTGCCGTTCAGAACCCGACAAAGGGCAGCTACTTCGGCGGTCAGGTCTGTGGACCGGTCTACAAGAAGGTCATGGAGTTCGGCCTCAAGGCCCTACAGGTCCCGCCGTCCGGGAAGCAGCCCGAACGGCTCCCGGTGAGCTACAACCCGGGCCAGTGA
- a CDS encoding AAA family ATPase: protein MTTYDERASLSDLTTTAERIRRSVEGVIEGKPEVVRLSLTVLLAEGHLLIEDVPGVGKTMLAKALARSIDCSVRRIQFTPDLLPSDITGVSIFDQQRKEFEFKPGAIFAQIVIGDEINRASPKTQSALLESMEERQVTIDGESYELPNPFMVVATQNPVEMEGTYPLPEAQRDRFMARVSIGYPSPQAELQMLDVHGGVSPLDDLQPVAHAHEIAKLIEAVRSVHVAEAVRRYAVDLVAATRSHPDLRLGASPRATLHLLRAAKASAALAGRDFALPDDVQALAVAVLAHRLLPTAQAQLNRRTSEQVVADIVQRIPVPTSAQRGAGGMPPMPPMPPADFGRQQPGARRL, encoded by the coding sequence GTGACGACCTATGACGAGCGAGCGAGCCTCAGCGATCTGACCACCACAGCGGAGCGGATCCGCAGGTCGGTGGAGGGTGTGATCGAGGGCAAGCCCGAGGTCGTACGGCTTTCGCTGACCGTGCTGCTCGCCGAGGGGCATCTGCTGATCGAGGACGTCCCGGGCGTGGGCAAGACGATGCTGGCCAAGGCGCTCGCCCGGTCCATCGACTGCTCCGTGCGGCGGATCCAGTTCACCCCGGACCTGCTGCCGTCCGACATCACCGGCGTGAGCATCTTCGACCAGCAGCGCAAGGAGTTCGAGTTCAAGCCGGGCGCCATCTTCGCCCAGATCGTGATCGGCGACGAGATCAACCGCGCCTCGCCCAAGACCCAGTCCGCGCTGCTGGAGTCGATGGAGGAGCGCCAGGTCACCATCGACGGGGAGAGCTATGAGCTGCCCAACCCCTTCATGGTGGTGGCCACGCAGAACCCGGTCGAGATGGAGGGCACCTATCCGCTGCCCGAGGCGCAGCGCGACCGCTTCATGGCCCGTGTCTCCATCGGGTACCCCAGCCCGCAGGCCGAGCTCCAGATGCTGGACGTCCACGGCGGGGTCTCCCCGCTGGACGACCTGCAACCCGTCGCGCACGCCCATGAGATCGCCAAGCTGATCGAGGCGGTGCGCTCGGTGCACGTCGCCGAGGCCGTCCGGCGTTACGCGGTGGACCTGGTGGCCGCCACCCGCAGCCACCCCGATCTGCGGCTGGGCGCCTCGCCGCGCGCCACGCTGCATCTGCTGCGGGCCGCCAAGGCGTCGGCCGCGCTGGCCGGGCGGGACTTCGCGCTGCCGGACGATGTGCAGGCCCTCGCCGTCGCGGTGCTGGCCCACCGGCTGCTGCCCACCGCGCAGGCCCAGCTGAACCGCCGCACCTCCGAGCAGGTCGTCGCGGACATCGTGCAGCGCATCCCGGTGCCCACCTCCGCCCAGCGCGGCGCGGGCGGGATGCCACCCATGCCGCCCATGCCCCCGGCCGACTTCGGGCGGCAGCAGCCGGGCGCGCGGAGGCTGTGA
- a CDS encoding UDP-N-acetylmuramoyl-tripeptide--D-alanyl-D-alanine ligase, with the protein MIALSLTEIAGLVGGQPHDIPDPDLKVTGPVVIDSREVRPGSLFAALPGERVDGHDFARGAVEAGAAAVLAARPVGTPDAPVPAIVVPDVIAAMGALARAVVERLGTTVVALTGSAGKTSTKDLIAQLLQRRGPTVWTPGSLNNEIGLPLTAMSADEATLHLVLEMGARGKGHIRYLTELTPPRIGLVLNVGTAHIGEFGGREQIAEAKGELVESLPSAVEGGVAVLNADDPFVRAMASRTKARTVLFGEAEDADVRAGNVRLADGGRPAFTLHTPTGCSEVTMRLYGEHHVSNALAAAAVAHELGMSVDEIAVALSEAGQLSRWRMEVTERSDGVTVVNDAYNANPESMRAALRALVAMGAATPGRRTWAVLGPMAELGEESLAEHDAVGRLAVRLNVSKLVAVGGQEAAWLDMGAKNEGSWGEESVHVSDVRAAVDLLRSELRPGDVVLVKASRSVGLERLAQALLDGEGEVAGRWA; encoded by the coding sequence GTGATCGCTCTGTCCCTCACCGAGATCGCCGGCCTAGTCGGTGGACAGCCGCACGACATACCGGACCCGGACCTGAAGGTCACGGGCCCTGTCGTGATCGACTCCCGTGAGGTGCGGCCCGGCAGCCTCTTCGCCGCGCTCCCCGGGGAGCGCGTGGACGGCCACGACTTCGCCAGGGGCGCGGTCGAGGCGGGCGCCGCGGCGGTCCTGGCCGCCCGCCCCGTCGGCACCCCGGACGCCCCCGTACCGGCGATCGTCGTCCCCGACGTCATCGCCGCCATGGGAGCGCTCGCGCGCGCCGTCGTGGAGCGCCTGGGCACCACCGTGGTCGCCCTCACCGGTTCCGCCGGCAAGACGAGCACCAAGGACCTCATCGCGCAGCTGCTCCAGCGCCGCGGCCCCACCGTATGGACGCCGGGCTCGCTCAACAACGAGATCGGCCTGCCGCTCACCGCGATGAGCGCCGACGAGGCCACCCTGCACCTGGTGCTGGAGATGGGCGCCCGCGGTAAGGGCCACATCCGGTATCTGACGGAGCTCACCCCGCCCCGTATCGGACTCGTGCTCAACGTCGGCACCGCCCATATCGGGGAGTTCGGCGGCCGGGAGCAGATCGCCGAGGCCAAGGGCGAGCTCGTGGAGTCCCTGCCGTCCGCCGTGGAGGGCGGGGTGGCGGTGCTCAACGCCGACGACCCCTTCGTGCGCGCCATGGCGTCGCGCACCAAGGCCCGTACCGTCCTGTTCGGCGAGGCCGAGGACGCCGATGTGCGCGCCGGGAATGTCCGGCTCGCCGACGGCGGCCGTCCCGCCTTCACGCTTCACACCCCTACCGGGTGCAGCGAAGTGACCATGCGCCTGTACGGTGAGCACCACGTGTCGAACGCGCTCGCCGCGGCCGCCGTCGCCCACGAGTTGGGCATGTCCGTCGACGAGATCGCCGTGGCGCTCTCCGAGGCGGGGCAGCTCTCCCGCTGGCGGATGGAGGTCACCGAGCGCTCGGACGGCGTGACGGTCGTCAACGACGCCTACAACGCGAACCCCGAGTCCATGCGAGCAGCGCTGCGCGCGCTGGTCGCCATGGGCGCTGCCACACCGGGGCGTCGCACGTGGGCGGTGCTCGGCCCGATGGCCGAGCTGGGCGAGGAGTCACTGGCCGAGCACGACGCGGTCGGACGGCTGGCCGTCCGGCTCAACGTCAGCAAGCTCGTGGCGGTCGGCGGCCAGGAGGCCGCCTGGCTGGACATGGGCGCCAAGAACGAGGGTTCGTGGGGTGAGGAGTCGGTGCACGTGTCCGACGTGCGGGCAGCGGTCGATCTGCTGCGCAGCGAGCTGCGACCGGGGGACGTCGTGTTGGTGAAGGCATCCAGGTCGGTCGGCCTGGAGCGGCTTGCTCAGGCATTGCTCGACGGTGAGGGTGAGGTCGCCGGCCGATGGGCATGA